From a region of the Constantimarinum furrinae genome:
- the cdaA gene encoding diadenylate cyclase CdaA, whose protein sequence is MELFDFTEIRVIDIIDVVLVALLLYYLYKLIKGTVAINIFIGIVIIYGIWRLTVFLDMLLLSKILGGFLGVGMVALVVVFQQEIRKFLLMLGSTNFRARRRILKRLSFFSDETGFGTNVEAIVKACARMSDSRTGALIVIQRNNSLDFVKNSGDEMNAEVNRPLIESIFFKNSTLHDGAMIIESNKITATRVILPVSNDRSIPQRFGLRHRAAIGITEKTDALCLVVSEENGQISYLKEGDFVLFENLDELKAILEKDLS, encoded by the coding sequence TTGGAATTATTCGATTTTACAGAAATCCGCGTTATTGACATCATCGATGTGGTTCTTGTGGCACTACTTTTATACTACCTCTACAAACTTATAAAAGGGACGGTAGCAATCAATATTTTTATTGGGATCGTGATCATTTATGGAATCTGGAGGCTTACTGTATTTTTAGATATGTTATTACTCAGTAAGATCCTTGGGGGTTTTTTAGGTGTTGGGATGGTAGCATTGGTAGTGGTCTTTCAGCAGGAAATAAGAAAATTCCTCTTAATGCTGGGATCAACTAACTTCAGGGCACGTAGGCGAATCTTAAAAAGACTCAGTTTTTTCTCAGATGAAACCGGTTTTGGCACTAATGTGGAAGCCATCGTTAAGGCGTGTGCCCGCATGTCTGATAGCCGAACCGGCGCGCTTATCGTAATTCAACGAAACAACAGCCTGGATTTCGTAAAGAATTCGGGTGATGAAATGAACGCCGAAGTAAACCGTCCTTTAATAGAAAGCATCTTTTTTAAGAACAGCACGCTCCACGATGGAGCTATGATCATTGAAAGCAATAAAATTACAGCAACTCGGGTCATTCTGCCGGTATCGAACGATCGGTCCATTCCACAGCGTTTCGGATTACGACACCGGGCAGCCATTGGAATTACCGAAAAGACAGATGCATTATGCCTGGTTGTTTCAGAAGAAAACGGACAAATCTCCTATTTAAAGGAAGGTGATTTTGTGTTGTTTGAAAATTTGGATGAGTTAAAAGCTATTCTTGAAAAAGACCTAAGTTAA
- a CDS encoding DUF3667 domain-containing protein produces MAYCKNCNTPLSESAKFCEQCGAKVIHNRLTLRNIFDDFSEQFLNWDNKILRTFIDLFRQPEVVINGYISGTRKRYMNVLSYFAIAITLSGFYMYINQKFFPDTFSKLFEKMSNDPNQMQASLDFYQNFIEYQSFIFFLMIPILAGMSRLVFLKNKKFNYSEHLVLNMYTYSQASILITLIAFVAQFNEDAAYVFQISSLAIQILFFAYVLKRVFALNLIQIILKTLLFLVVLIPVYIIFVIIATIYMLLFTDAFQNIMEVEKAKRGISYVISSARNWTS; encoded by the coding sequence ATGGCTTACTGCAAAAATTGTAACACGCCGCTTTCCGAATCTGCCAAATTTTGTGAGCAATGCGGGGCAAAAGTAATTCACAACCGACTTACACTGAGAAATATTTTCGACGATTTTAGTGAGCAATTCCTCAATTGGGACAATAAGATATTGCGCACATTTATCGATCTGTTCAGACAACCCGAAGTTGTCATCAACGGTTACATTTCCGGCACGCGAAAACGCTACATGAACGTGCTCAGTTACTTTGCGATCGCCATAACCCTTTCTGGTTTTTATATGTACATCAACCAGAAATTCTTCCCCGACACATTTAGCAAATTATTTGAGAAGATGAGCAATGATCCCAATCAGATGCAAGCCTCATTGGATTTCTATCAGAATTTTATCGAATATCAGTCGTTTATCTTTTTTTTGATGATTCCTATATTGGCCGGAATGTCAAGGTTGGTTTTTCTGAAGAATAAGAAGTTTAATTACTCCGAGCATCTGGTGCTCAATATGTACACCTATTCTCAAGCCTCAATTTTAATTACGCTTATCGCATTTGTTGCGCAGTTCAATGAGGATGCTGCTTATGTCTTTCAAATTTCAAGTCTGGCAATTCAAATACTGTTTTTTGCCTATGTACTGAAACGAGTTTTTGCGCTCAATTTAATTCAAATTATTCTGAAAACACTGTTATTTTTAGTAGTCCTGATCCCTGTATATATTATATTCGTGATCATCGCGACTATCTATATGCTATTGTTTACTGATGCATTTCAGAATATTATGGAAGTAGAAAAGGCGAAACGAGGAATATCTTACGTCATCTCCTCAGCAAGAAACTGGACCTCGTAA
- a CDS encoding ABC transporter ATP-binding protein, whose amino-acid sequence MADSGRAFDFKLFRRLLKFTNAYKWTFYFVAFAAIVMSGLAVLRPYLLQEAIDKSIVPKDTDSLLFYIIAMVVVLVLEVVFQFAFIFYANWLGQSVIKDIRVKLFKLMLSFRMKYFDTSAVGRLTTRAVNDIETISSIFSQGLFMIISDLLKMLVIVAFMLYTSWELSLIVFAILPLILYATRVFQRAMKAAFEEVRNQVANLNSFVQERITGMKIVQIFTREDTEYKHFKEINEKHKKAWIKTVWYNSIFFPIAEMSSSVAIGLVVWYGGLNASADGAITLGIIVAFVELSQMLFRPLRQIADKFNTLQMGMVAANRVFGILDTKSHISDEGTVILEQTNGLIAFKNVRFGYVDNEEVIKDISFEVQPGQTIAIVGATGAGKSTIVNLLNRFYEINSGEILIDGVSIKDYTLFSLRNNIAIVLQDVFLFADTILNNITLNDPSITEEEVIAAAKEIGVHKFINSLPGKYHYNVKERGTMLSSGQRQLIAFLRAYVSNPSILVLDEATSSVDTYSEEMIQTATEKITKGRTSIVIAHRLATIKKADRILVMDAGKIVETGTHKELLKKQDGYYRNLYEVQFLAEEMT is encoded by the coding sequence ATGGCAGACTCAGGTAGAGCATTCGATTTTAAATTATTCAGAAGGCTGTTAAAATTTACCAATGCCTACAAATGGACTTTCTATTTTGTAGCTTTTGCCGCTATAGTAATGTCTGGTCTGGCGGTTTTGCGACCCTATCTCTTACAGGAAGCTATTGACAAATCGATCGTTCCCAAAGATACCGATTCCTTACTCTTCTATATAATTGCCATGGTGGTCGTATTGGTGCTGGAAGTGGTCTTTCAGTTTGCCTTTATTTTCTATGCCAACTGGTTAGGACAAAGTGTGATCAAGGATATAAGGGTAAAGTTGTTTAAACTAATGCTCAGCTTCCGGATGAAATATTTCGATACCAGTGCAGTGGGGCGATTAACCACCCGAGCGGTAAATGATATCGAGACTATTTCAAGTATTTTTAGTCAGGGACTCTTTATGATCATTAGTGATCTCCTAAAGATGCTGGTAATCGTGGCCTTTATGCTGTATACCAGTTGGGAGTTGTCACTTATTGTTTTTGCGATCCTTCCGTTAATTCTATATGCCACTCGCGTGTTTCAGAGAGCTATGAAAGCTGCTTTTGAGGAAGTAAGGAATCAGGTAGCGAATTTAAATTCCTTTGTTCAGGAGCGTATTACCGGAATGAAGATCGTTCAGATCTTTACCCGGGAGGACACCGAATACAAGCATTTCAAGGAAATAAATGAAAAGCATAAAAAAGCCTGGATAAAGACGGTTTGGTATAACTCCATTTTCTTTCCTATTGCCGAAATGTCATCCAGTGTTGCCATTGGTTTAGTTGTATGGTATGGTGGATTAAACGCTTCAGCCGATGGTGCGATCACCCTCGGTATCATTGTCGCTTTCGTAGAGCTTTCTCAAATGTTGTTCCGTCCGTTGCGGCAGATCGCCGACAAGTTCAATACCCTGCAAATGGGGATGGTGGCTGCCAACCGTGTCTTCGGAATACTAGATACTAAATCCCACATATCTGATGAAGGGACAGTTATTCTCGAGCAAACCAACGGATTAATTGCCTTCAAAAATGTAAGATTTGGATATGTAGACAATGAAGAAGTGATAAAGGATATTTCTTTTGAAGTGCAACCCGGACAAACCATTGCCATAGTAGGTGCAACAGGTGCCGGAAAATCGACCATAGTGAATTTACTAAACCGTTTTTATGAAATTAACAGCGGTGAAATTTTGATCGATGGGGTTTCCATAAAGGATTATACGCTATTCTCGCTTCGGAATAATATTGCGATAGTGCTACAAGATGTTTTTCTTTTTGCCGATACCATTCTCAACAATATTACCCTGAACGATCCTTCAATTACCGAAGAAGAGGTAATTGCTGCCGCCAAGGAGATCGGGGTACATAAATTTATTAATTCACTGCCGGGTAAATACCATTATAACGTTAAGGAACGCGGCACCATGTTGTCATCGGGTCAGCGACAATTGATCGCCTTTTTAAGAGCCTATGTGAGCAACCCAAGTATATTGGTATTAGACGAGGCTACTTCTTCGGTGGATACTTATTCCGAAGAAATGATCCAGACTGCCACCGAAAAGATCACCAAAGGCCGTACTTCCATTGTAATCGCTCACAGACTGGCCACTATAAAAAAAGCCGATAGGATCCTTGTTATGGATGCCGGTAAGATCGTTGAAACCGGTACGCATAAGGAATTGCTTAAAAAGCAGGACGGGTATTATCGCAATCTTTACGAGGTCCAGTTTCTTGCTGAGGAGATGACGTAA